Proteins encoded together in one Desulfobulbaceae bacterium window:
- a CDS encoding tetratricopeptide repeat protein, with product MAELSCDEYQTVLSFFKKALEEEPEKHSYWYDIAFCKGRLGHWDDALAALNKASESQSEEPAFLNLLSHTHIKLKQYDEAVSVLKKALLLRPRSPNLLYKLAAAYFGKGNLKSAKSTILKIIELTPNFSKAHFGLGLVCYYLEDIRGYEQQITVLNKLSPELAQKLAALVRYQ from the coding sequence TTGGCAGAACTTTCATGTGATGAATATCAAACGGTTCTTTCGTTTTTTAAAAAGGCCCTTGAAGAGGAACCTGAAAAACATTCCTATTGGTATGATATCGCCTTTTGCAAGGGCCGTCTAGGTCACTGGGATGATGCCCTGGCGGCCCTGAATAAGGCCTCTGAAAGTCAGAGCGAAGAGCCAGCTTTTCTGAATTTGCTCAGCCATACCCATATTAAACTCAAACAATATGACGAAGCTGTTAGTGTGTTGAAAAAAGCTCTACTACTGAGACCCAGAAGCCCCAACCTCCTCTACAAGCTGGCAGCGGCCTATTTCGGCAAAGGAAACCTGAAAAGTGCCAAATCAACTATCCTGAAGATTATTGAACTAACCCCTAATTTCAGCAAAGCTCATTTCGGTCTTGGTCTGGTCTGTTACTACCTCGAAGACATACGTGGCTACGAACAGCAAATTACCGTTCTTAATAAACTTAGCCCCGAACTGGCGCAAAAGCTGGCAGCACTGGTCAGATATCAATAG